A stretch of Brassica napus cultivar Da-Ae chromosome C6, Da-Ae, whole genome shotgun sequence DNA encodes these proteins:
- the LOC106406677 gene encoding 50S ribosomal protein L31, chloroplastic-like, producing MAVSLPNSFLQINPCAPSLAIKKPITAAAIGVQGGGGSKPSVVQITCRKKDLHPEFHEDAKVYCNGELVMTTGGTKKEYVVDVWSGNHPFYLGNRSALMVDADQVEKFRKRFAGLSEIMEIPVLKGEIVLPTKKSKGAGKGKKK from the exons ATGGCGGTTTCTCTCCCGAACTCGTTCCTCCAGATCAATCCATGCGCTCCTTCTCTGGCAATCAAAAAG CCAATTACGGCGGCAGCGATTGGCGtacaaggaggaggaggaagtaaACCGTCGGTGGTTCAAATAACGTGCAGGAAGAAGGATTTGCACCCCGAGTTTCACGAGGACGCCAAGGTTTACTGCAACGGGGAGCTCGTGATGACGACGGGAGGGACCAAGAAAGAGTATGTCGTCGATGTTTGGTCCGGTAACCACCCGTTTTACCTCGGGAACAGGTCGGCTCTGATGGTTGATGCTGATCAGGTCGAGAAGTTCCGTAAGAGGTTCGCGGGGCTGTCGGAGATTATGGAGATTCCGGTTCTGAAAGGAGAGATCGTGTTGCCGACCAAGAAGAGCAAAGGTGCTGGCaaagggaagaagaagtga
- the LOC106404485 gene encoding uncharacterized protein LOC106404485: MTNKQQLDDVEAEKAEAMRRYNNQKRFRNIVRAAAVAFFCYLWFPTLQAACDWFNRTGAVINLTNRAFVFFFVNVLVGLIFLLSRDHGDEDSGSVRTNEPDLYDQYTSFSAVTVAVTASDDDDSKKQTVPTFITVVHEEEEVVEEKQIVPAEEEVVVEAVTTENKVIRPATDFRRTESANAAIERLNSEEFRLKVEAFIMEKKRCLVQEENDVVGWREDGSSGLELVGAD, encoded by the coding sequence atgacGAATAAGCAGCAGCTCGATGACGTGgaggcggagaaagcggaagCGATGAGGAGATACAACAACCAGAAACGGTTCAGGAACATCGTACGAGCAGCCGCCGTAGCTTTCTTCTGCTACTTGTGGTTTCCCACGCTACAAGCTGCCTGCGATTGGTTTAACCGAACCGGAGCGGTTATTAATTTAACCAATCGCGcgttcgtcttcttcttcgttaACGTACTCGTCGGTTTGATCTTCCTTCTATCTCGCGATCACGGCGACGAAGATAGTGGGAGTGTTAGGACCAACGAGCCAGACCTATACGATCAGTACACCTCCTTCTCCGCCGTAACCGTAGCCGTAACCGCCTCCGATGATGATGATTCGAAAAAGCAAACCGTTCCGACGTTTATCACGGTGGTCcacgaggaggaggaggtggttgAGGAGAAACAAATCGTTccggcggaggaggaggtggtTGTGGAGGCGGTTACAACGGAGAATAAGGTTATCCGGCCGGCGACTGATTTTCGGAGGACTGAATCGGCGAACGCGGCGATTGAGAGATTGAACAGCGAGGAGTTTCGTTTGAAGGTGGAGGCGTTTataatggagaagaagagatgtCTTGTTCAGGAGGAAAACGACGTCGTTGGATGGAGAGAAGATGGTTCTTCTGGACTTGAGCTCGTTGGTGCTGACTAA
- the LOC125588560 gene encoding uncharacterized protein LOC125588560 — MKVACSSSGGETMDPVPCAFSPFRLGHVLNLYYGTETRPHRKFLTKKIVGLYPEGSPSRNSRRPKTSLGPGGGLEIVFNQQ, encoded by the exons ATGAAGGTTGCTTGTAGCTCAA GTGGTGGTGAGACGATGGATCCAGTTCCATGTGCCTTCTCTCCCTTTCGGCTCGGTCACgttcttaatttatattacgGAACTG AAACAAGGCCTCATAGAaaatttttaactaagaaaattgTAGGGCTTTACCCCGAAGGGAGCCCTTCCAGAAATTCTCGAAGGCCCAAGACAAGCTTAGGCCCAGGAGGGGGTTTGGAAATAGTTTTCAACCAGCAATAG